The following are encoded in a window of Pseudalgibacter alginicilyticus genomic DNA:
- a CDS encoding glycosyltransferase family 4 protein: MDVKPKRIAIICNYELLESRVGGMDYFFWAFNEKCIENQIKIDWFFPNKALHGNYKVFNIFPSENKTLETTFISYIKKNQVQYSHIVTHFLELCTSFFSEVKKHQTAKIIGVDHNPRPLNGYPLKKRFKKRLKGILYSKYIDLFVGVSIYTSHAILNDFGSFLKSKTQTIYNGVLMNSIISKTTERSKLKPKFLVVSHLRFSKGIQDLIEAVNLLSEDLKADLKIDVYGDGPYKNRLSELVSAYKLEANLNFKGSQSNVNELYQNYDYLIQPTHMECFSLSVLESLSANIPVITTPVGGNLEVISNNENGFIFETKNFKVLAALLSSIIRGEKGITINTRKLIENRFSIEMMVQKHIELLK; the protein is encoded by the coding sequence ATGGATGTAAAACCAAAACGTATTGCCATTATTTGTAACTATGAACTTCTGGAAAGCAGGGTTGGTGGAATGGATTATTTTTTTTGGGCTTTTAATGAGAAATGTATAGAAAATCAAATAAAAATTGATTGGTTTTTTCCTAATAAGGCTTTACATGGTAATTATAAAGTTTTCAATATTTTTCCATCGGAAAATAAAACTTTAGAAACAACCTTTATCAGTTACATAAAAAAAAATCAAGTTCAGTATTCACATATTGTTACACATTTTTTGGAGTTATGTACGTCGTTTTTTTCAGAAGTTAAAAAACATCAAACCGCTAAAATAATTGGAGTGGATCACAATCCGAGACCGTTAAATGGCTATCCTTTAAAGAAACGGTTTAAAAAACGCCTAAAGGGCATCTTGTATTCAAAGTATATTGATTTATTTGTTGGTGTTTCAATTTACACCAGTCATGCTATTTTAAATGATTTTGGAAGTTTTCTAAAATCAAAAACGCAAACTATATACAACGGTGTGTTGATGAATTCTATCATTTCTAAAACAACGGAAAGAAGTAAATTGAAACCAAAGTTTTTAGTAGTATCACACTTGCGGTTTTCAAAAGGAATTCAAGATTTAATTGAAGCAGTTAACTTGCTTTCAGAAGATTTGAAAGCTGATTTAAAGATTGATGTGTATGGTGATGGACCTTATAAGAATAGATTATCTGAATTAGTTTCAGCTTACAAGTTGGAGGCTAATTTAAATTTTAAAGGTAGTCAATCAAATGTAAATGAGTTGTATCAAAATTATGATTATCTCATTCAGCCAACTCACATGGAGTGTTTTAGCTTATCTGTTTTGGAGAGTTTATCAGCAAATATACCTGTAATAACAACGCCTGTTGGGGGCAATTTGGAGGTGATTTCTAATAATGAAAATGGGTTTATATTTGAAACAAAAAATTTTAAAGTATTAGCAGCTTTATTAAGTTCAATAATAAGAGGAGAAAAAGGAATAACCATAAATACTAGGAAGTTGATTGAAAATAGGTTTTCAATTGAAATGATGGTACAAAAACATATAGAATTATTAAAATGA